The Plectropomus leopardus isolate mb chromosome 7, YSFRI_Pleo_2.0, whole genome shotgun sequence genome window below encodes:
- the s100t gene encoding S100 calcium binding protein T isoform X1 yields MSISPCGLSKTKTMSLPNSENNSTLENAMQLMIQTFHKYSGNEGDKYTLSRAELKEMLTTELGNYLGNAQDKEAVDKVMGDLDCNNDGEVDFTEFIILVGALTVACNDFFLEYNDKGEKKK; encoded by the exons ATGAGTATTTCTCCATGCGGTCTGTCTAAAACAAAAAC AATGTCTTTGCCCAACTCAGAGAACAACTCCACCCTGGAGAACGCCATGCAGCTCATGATCCAGACCTTCCATAAGTACTCTGGAAACGAGGGCGACAAATACACACTGAGCCGGGCCGAGCTCAAAGAGATGCTAACCACAGAGCTGGGCAACTACCTGGGG AATGCCCAGGACAAGGAGGCAGTGGATAAGGTTATGGGAGACCTGGATTGCAACAATGATGGGGAGGTAGACTTCACCGAGTTCATCATACTGGTCGGAGCTCTTACTGTGGCCTGCAACGACTTCTTCCTGGAGTACAACGACaagggagagaagaagaagtga
- the s100t gene encoding S100 calcium binding protein T isoform X2, whose amino-acid sequence MSLPNSENNSTLENAMQLMIQTFHKYSGNEGDKYTLSRAELKEMLTTELGNYLGNAQDKEAVDKVMGDLDCNNDGEVDFTEFIILVGALTVACNDFFLEYNDKGEKKK is encoded by the exons ATGTCTTTGCCCAACTCAGAGAACAACTCCACCCTGGAGAACGCCATGCAGCTCATGATCCAGACCTTCCATAAGTACTCTGGAAACGAGGGCGACAAATACACACTGAGCCGGGCCGAGCTCAAAGAGATGCTAACCACAGAGCTGGGCAACTACCTGGGG AATGCCCAGGACAAGGAGGCAGTGGATAAGGTTATGGGAGACCTGGATTGCAACAATGATGGGGAGGTAGACTTCACCGAGTTCATCATACTGGTCGGAGCTCTTACTGTGGCCTGCAACGACTTCTTCCTGGAGTACAACGACaagggagagaagaagaagtga